From a single Stackebrandtia endophytica genomic region:
- a CDS encoding MMPL family transporter, producing the protein MAELLYRLGTFAARRAWAVITTWILLLGIAAAGYVVGSGSLATSFDVPDTASSTVISELEEQLPDFAGASGTVVFHTTDGEAFTEEQRSAISALIEDADGLPDVSGVTDPFATEQMRADQATDMADGRTQIDEGIEQLDAGQIELDQAVEALDTAQGELDQAREQAEAAGAPAEQLAILDAQQDQLDEQRDTVDQQQDELDAGRTELTTQLEELELGEELLRNADGIRMVAEDESAALGNIAFTQPRMELEESSKDAVMDYFTATEIDGVDVAFSTDIAQGIPQILGVGEIVGVVIAAIVLLVMFGTVIAAALPIATAVVGVGIGALSALAFSGVVQMSSITPVLGVMLGLAVGIDYSLFIINRHRKQLREGAELSESIGVANGTAGNAVVFAGSTVVVALAALNITGIPFLGMMGTVGAVCVAIAVLLSVSFTPALLSLVGTRVLPKRARKVDAEKSSPAKKTVAPMSTGRAVMTALVTAAALLTIAIPALSMRLGLPDGSSEPEGSAANRAFAVTEDSFGAGANGPLLVTAHLSGDPEQALAEQVDIAGEISAHEDVVAVAPVAVSDDGALAAFQVLPVDGPNSETTAELVRDLRGLTVGDDGATLGVAGQAAINIDISESLSDILPIYLAVVVGLSLIIMIAVFRSLLVPLVATIGFILSLFATFGAVVAVFQWGWLADVLGLANSGPILSFLPVILVGILFGLAMDYQLFLATGMREAFVHGDSARVAVVRGFRAGRSVVLAAGLIMAAVFGGFIFSNAIMIRSVGFGLAIGVLLDAFVVRMLFMPAMMHLLSKSAWWLPRWLDRILPNVDVEGSALERRHNLH; encoded by the coding sequence ATGGCAGAACTGCTATACCGACTGGGCACCTTCGCCGCCCGCCGAGCCTGGGCGGTGATCACCACCTGGATACTGCTCCTGGGCATCGCCGCGGCCGGATACGTTGTCGGGTCGGGAAGCCTGGCCACGAGCTTCGACGTCCCCGACACCGCCTCGTCGACGGTGATCAGTGAACTGGAGGAACAACTTCCCGACTTCGCAGGGGCATCGGGCACCGTGGTGTTCCACACCACCGATGGCGAAGCGTTCACCGAAGAACAACGATCCGCCATCAGCGCGTTGATCGAGGATGCCGACGGCCTACCCGACGTCTCCGGTGTCACGGACCCCTTCGCCACCGAACAGATGCGTGCCGATCAGGCAACAGACATGGCCGACGGCCGCACCCAGATCGACGAGGGTATCGAGCAGCTGGACGCCGGCCAGATCGAACTCGACCAGGCGGTCGAAGCACTCGACACAGCCCAGGGCGAGTTGGACCAGGCCCGCGAACAGGCCGAAGCCGCCGGCGCTCCCGCCGAGCAGCTGGCGATACTCGACGCGCAACAGGATCAGCTCGACGAACAACGAGACACCGTCGACCAGCAGCAGGACGAACTCGATGCCGGGCGCACCGAGTTGACCACCCAACTCGAGGAACTCGAACTGGGTGAAGAACTGTTGCGCAACGCCGACGGCATTCGCATGGTCGCCGAAGACGAATCGGCGGCATTGGGCAACATCGCCTTCACACAACCGCGCATGGAGTTGGAGGAGTCCTCCAAAGACGCGGTCATGGACTACTTCACCGCCACCGAGATCGACGGCGTCGACGTCGCATTCTCCACCGACATCGCCCAGGGCATACCTCAGATCCTCGGCGTGGGAGAGATCGTCGGCGTGGTGATCGCCGCCATCGTCCTACTGGTCATGTTCGGGACCGTGATCGCCGCCGCGCTTCCCATCGCAACCGCCGTCGTCGGCGTGGGCATCGGCGCTCTCAGCGCGTTGGCCTTCTCAGGCGTCGTGCAGATGTCTTCGATAACGCCCGTCTTGGGCGTCATGCTGGGGCTTGCGGTGGGCATCGACTACTCGCTGTTCATCATCAACCGTCATCGAAAGCAGCTGAGAGAGGGAGCCGAGCTCTCCGAATCGATCGGTGTCGCCAACGGCACCGCCGGCAACGCGGTGGTGTTCGCCGGGTCGACCGTCGTCGTGGCGCTCGCGGCGCTCAACATCACGGGCATCCCCTTCCTCGGGATGATGGGAACCGTCGGCGCCGTCTGCGTCGCGATCGCCGTCCTGCTCTCGGTCAGCTTCACCCCAGCGTTGCTCAGCCTGGTGGGCACCCGGGTACTGCCGAAACGTGCCCGCAAGGTCGACGCCGAGAAGTCCTCCCCCGCGAAGAAGACCGTCGCCCCCATGTCGACCGGCCGCGCCGTCATGACCGCGCTGGTCACCGCCGCCGCGCTGCTGACCATCGCGATACCGGCGTTGTCCATGCGGTTGGGTCTGCCCGACGGCTCATCGGAGCCGGAAGGGTCGGCGGCGAACCGCGCCTTCGCAGTCACCGAGGACAGTTTCGGGGCCGGGGCCAACGGCCCCCTGCTGGTGACCGCTCACCTATCCGGAGACCCGGAGCAGGCACTGGCCGAGCAGGTCGACATCGCCGGTGAGATATCCGCCCACGAAGACGTGGTGGCGGTCGCGCCGGTCGCGGTATCCGATGACGGTGCGTTGGCAGCGTTCCAGGTGCTGCCGGTAGACGGCCCCAACAGCGAGACCACCGCGGAACTGGTCCGCGACCTGCGGGGCCTGACCGTCGGGGACGACGGTGCCACGCTCGGGGTGGCGGGACAGGCCGCGATCAACATCGACATCTCGGAGAGCCTGAGCGACATTCTGCCGATCTACCTGGCGGTCGTGGTCGGACTCTCCCTGATCATCATGATCGCGGTGTTCCGGTCCCTGTTGGTGCCGCTGGTCGCCACGATCGGGTTCATCCTGTCGTTGTTCGCCACGTTCGGCGCGGTCGTCGCGGTCTTCCAGTGGGGCTGGCTCGCCGATGTGTTGGGCCTGGCCAACAGCGGTCCGATTCTGAGCTTCCTACCGGTCATCCTGGTGGGAATCCTCTTCGGATTGGCGATGGACTATCAGCTTTTCCTGGCGACCGGGATGCGTGAAGCGTTCGTCCACGGTGACTCCGCACGAGTCGCGGTGGTCCGGGGCTTCCGGGCCGGACGATCCGTCGTCCTCGCCGCGGGCCTGATCATGGCGGCGGTGTTCGGCGGGTTCATCTTCTCCAACGCGATCATGATTCGCTCGGTCGGGTTCGGATTGGCGATCGGTGTGCTGCTGGACGCGTTCGTCGTTCGCATGCTGTTCATGCCCGCGATGATGCATCTGCTATCGAAGTCGGCCTGGTGGCTGCCTCGCTGGCTGGACCGCATCCTTCCCAACGTCGACGTGGAGGGCTCGGCCCTGGAACGTCGGCACAACCTGCACTGA
- a CDS encoding TerC/Alx family metal homeostasis membrane protein — MLWGISIAVLIGLLVVDFIITRKPHEVSMREAIGWSVFYLTLPLLFALWLWPAFGAGEAVDFLTGFVVEKSLSVDNLFVFMLILAGFAVPVAVRQRVLLFGIVGAIVLRGIFIALGAAMLKAGTWAFLLFGLVLLLSALKLLRDVMSGSDEETDVSEMRSVKMLRRIMPVSKEYQGTRILTRENGRRALTPLAVVIFAVFATDIVFAVDSVPAVYGITADPYLVFTTNAFALLGLRALYFVLHSALAKLRYLNHGLALILAFIGAKLVLHWAHTVWPSVPDVPTTLSLGFIVVVLAAVVVTSLHANKRDERKAVRSGS; from the coding sequence ATGCTCTGGGGGATCAGCATCGCGGTGCTGATCGGCCTGCTGGTGGTGGATTTCATCATCACCCGCAAACCTCATGAAGTATCGATGCGTGAGGCGATCGGCTGGTCGGTCTTCTACTTGACGCTGCCACTGCTGTTCGCGTTGTGGCTGTGGCCCGCGTTCGGCGCCGGAGAGGCCGTCGACTTCCTGACCGGTTTCGTCGTCGAGAAGTCGTTGTCGGTCGACAACCTGTTCGTGTTCATGCTGATTCTGGCTGGTTTCGCGGTACCCGTGGCGGTGCGGCAACGCGTCCTGCTGTTCGGCATCGTCGGCGCCATCGTGCTGCGCGGTATCTTCATCGCGCTCGGCGCGGCCATGTTGAAGGCCGGTACCTGGGCGTTCCTGCTGTTCGGTCTGGTCCTGCTGCTGTCGGCGCTGAAACTGTTGCGTGACGTGATGTCCGGTTCCGACGAGGAAACCGATGTCAGCGAGATGCGATCGGTCAAGATGCTGCGTCGCATCATGCCGGTGTCGAAGGAGTACCAGGGCACCCGGATCCTCACCCGGGAGAACGGACGTCGCGCGCTCACCCCGCTGGCCGTGGTGATCTTCGCGGTGTTCGCCACCGACATCGTGTTCGCCGTCGACTCGGTCCCCGCCGTCTACGGCATCACCGCCGATCCCTACCTGGTCTTCACCACCAACGCGTTCGCCCTGTTGGGATTGCGGGCACTGTACTTCGTGCTGCACTCGGCGCTGGCGAAACTGCGCTACCTCAATCACGGGCTGGCCCTGATTTTGGCCTTCATCGGTGCGAAACTGGTTCTGCACTGGGCGCACACCGTGTGGCCGTCCGTGCCGGACGTGCCGACAACCTTGTCGCTGGGCTTCATCGTCGTGGTGTTGGCCGCGGTGGTCGTGACCAGCTTGCACGCGAACAAGCGCGACGAGCGTAAGGCGGTTAGGAGCGGGTCCTGA
- a CDS encoding ATP-binding cassette domain-containing protein, translating into MRDLMAAAGLVIRIAWRTGPLAVVFTCGEIVSTVLRFLQPAMLALIVDGIVDHRLAPLLWGSGLLIASLAFGGALEAVAVAHRVKLIADIGYAFDRELMTALSRIDTLDQLEQPRLSRAIGKAADRADAMGFCFNGVMSVVIQAAAPITSIGVAVAIDPRLAILTIAGVPVVLVANRVTRLRDRADDDAQPHAARASAWAGLVGDPDARAERSVFGLWSWYRTNLRLSITRRDAAFFAPARVDAIGSLIAEVFYLACVAAVLVWIAGDGTAVSAGAMAAALLVSLDLRGTLGALRFALTGFGPALRSAVALREVREAASRSTAQPDGRTRLGDRVRLRGVSYRHPAAERAALRDIDLTIAPGEVVAVVGANGAGKSTLIELLLRLRHPNAGESTLPAGRAAMVAQNFGRFEFTIAQSVTLGQPTDVESVRRGLELASPRAFWNDHPDGLDQQLGSAWPTGIDLSQGQWQAVAAARCLRVDEPELVVLDEPTSALDPETHEIVAGRYLAAARGVADRGGVAILVTHRMSMPRLADRIVVLHDGEVAEVGGHDELMALDGRYATAYRAAVAGFLEPGHASRDPVA; encoded by the coding sequence ATGCGTGACCTGATGGCGGCGGCTGGGCTCGTCATACGGATCGCGTGGCGCACCGGCCCGCTGGCGGTGGTGTTCACCTGCGGGGAGATCGTGTCCACGGTGCTGCGTTTCCTGCAGCCGGCGATGTTGGCGCTGATCGTCGACGGGATCGTCGACCACCGGTTGGCGCCCTTGCTGTGGGGCAGCGGTCTGCTCATCGCCTCCCTGGCGTTCGGCGGGGCATTGGAGGCAGTCGCGGTGGCTCATCGGGTCAAGCTGATCGCCGACATCGGGTACGCCTTCGATCGGGAACTCATGACGGCGTTGTCACGTATCGACACACTCGACCAGTTGGAGCAGCCCCGGCTGTCTCGCGCGATCGGCAAGGCCGCCGATCGCGCCGATGCGATGGGCTTCTGTTTCAACGGCGTGATGTCGGTGGTGATTCAGGCGGCCGCGCCGATCACCTCGATAGGTGTCGCGGTCGCGATCGACCCGCGGCTGGCCATCCTCACGATCGCCGGGGTGCCGGTGGTGTTGGTCGCCAACCGGGTGACGCGACTGCGGGACCGCGCCGACGACGACGCGCAGCCCCACGCGGCACGGGCCAGTGCCTGGGCCGGTCTGGTCGGTGACCCCGACGCACGTGCGGAGCGCAGCGTGTTCGGCCTGTGGAGTTGGTATCGAACCAATCTGCGCCTGTCGATCACCCGGCGCGACGCCGCGTTCTTCGCACCGGCACGAGTCGACGCGATCGGCTCGCTGATCGCCGAGGTGTTCTACCTGGCGTGTGTGGCCGCGGTGTTGGTGTGGATCGCTGGTGACGGCACCGCGGTGTCGGCCGGAGCGATGGCGGCGGCGCTGCTGGTATCACTGGATCTGAGGGGAACCCTGGGAGCGCTTCGGTTCGCGTTGACCGGATTCGGTCCGGCGTTGCGGTCGGCGGTGGCGCTTCGAGAGGTTCGGGAGGCCGCGTCCCGATCGACGGCACAGCCGGACGGGCGGACCCGCCTCGGGGATCGGGTGCGGTTGCGAGGGGTCTCCTACCGTCATCCTGCCGCCGAGAGGGCCGCGTTGCGCGACATCGACCTGACGATCGCACCCGGTGAGGTCGTCGCCGTGGTCGGAGCCAACGGAGCCGGCAAGAGCACCCTGATCGAACTGCTGCTGCGGCTGCGTCACCCGAACGCGGGCGAGTCCACGCTGCCCGCAGGTCGTGCGGCGATGGTCGCGCAGAACTTCGGCCGATTCGAGTTCACCATCGCGCAGTCCGTCACGCTGGGACAGCCGACAGACGTGGAGAGTGTTCGACGTGGCCTGGAACTCGCGTCACCCCGCGCGTTCTGGAACGACCACCCCGACGGGTTGGACCAGCAGCTGGGAAGTGCATGGCCGACCGGGATAGATCTCTCCCAGGGGCAATGGCAGGCGGTGGCGGCCGCGCGCTGCCTGCGTGTCGACGAACCCGAACTCGTCGTGTTGGACGAACCGACGTCCGCGCTGGACCCGGAGACTCATGAGATCGTGGCCGGCCGTTACCTGGCGGCCGCGCGCGGCGTCGCCGACCGGGGTGGGGTGGCGATCCTGGTGACCCACCGGATGTCGATGCCGCGGCTTGCCGATCGGATCGTGGTGCTGCACGACGGCGAGGTGGCCGAGGTCGGCGGTCACGACGAACTCATGGCGCTCGACGGCCGATACGCGACCGCCTATCGGGCGGCCGTCGCCGGTTTCCTCGAACCGGGTCACGCCTCCCGAGACCCCGTGGCTTGA